The proteins below are encoded in one region of Periplaneta americana isolate PAMFEO1 chromosome 11, P.americana_PAMFEO1_priV1, whole genome shotgun sequence:
- the LOC138709406 gene encoding cuticle protein 21-like: MAFKLFVFAAVVAIARAGFLGAPAVVAPGAPVAVARPAPVAVAAPIARPFGPVAVGAPIARPFGPVAVGAPIARPFGPVAVGAPIARPFGPVAVSAPIARPFGPVAVAAPFPRPVAVAAPAPVAVAAPAPVAVAAPAPLAVDTDFDPNPQYSYSYDVQDALTGDSKGHQETRNGDVVQGSYYLVEPDGTRRVVEYTADPLNGFNAVVHREPAVVAAPVAAHVAAPVAHVAAPVAHVAAPVAVAAPIARPVAVAAPVAKVAAPLYGAGVAYGGVAYGATPYYG, encoded by the exons ATGGCTTTCAAG CTCTTCGTTTTCGCCGCTGTTGTGGCTATCGCCAGGGCAGGATTCCTCGGCGCCCCCGCCGTGGTTGCACCAGGCGCTCCCGTTGCTGTCGCTAGACCTGCTCCAGTAGCTGTTGCCGCTCCCATCGCTCGACCCTTTGGTCCAGTAGCTGTCGGCGCCCCCATCGCTCGACCCTTTGGTCCGGTAGCTGTCGGCGCCCCCATCGCTCGACCCTTTGGTCCAGTAGCTGTCGGCGCCCCCATCGCTCGACCCTTTGGTCCAGTAGCTGTTTCCGCCCCCATCGCTCGACCCTTTGGTCCAGTAGCTGTCGCTGCTCCTTTTCCTAGGCCAGTAGCAGTCGCCGCCCCCGCTCCCGTAGCTGTCGCCGCCCCCGCCCCCGTAGCAGTTGCCGCGCCTGCCCCCTTGGCCGTCGACACTGACTTCGACCCCAACCCCCAGTACAGCTACTCTTATGATGTCCAAGACGCTCTGACCGGAGACTCTAAGGGACACCAGGAAACCCGCAACGGTGACGTCGTCCAAGGCAGCTACTACCTCGTGGAGCCTGACGGCACTCGTCGCGTAGTGGAATACACTGCTGATCCCCTCAACGGATTCAACGCCGTCGTGCACCGTGAACCTGCTGTGGTCGCCGCTCCCGTCGCCGCCCATGTCGCCGCCCCAGTTGCCCATGTCGCCGCTCCAGTCGCCCATGTCGCCGCTCCCGTCGCTGTAGCTGCTCCCATTGCCAGACCTGTAGCTGTCGCCGCCCCTGTCGCTAAGGTCGCCGCTCCCCTGTACGGAGCCGGAGTTGCGTATGGTGGAGTTGCGTATGGTGCTACACCCTACTACGGTTAA